Proteins from one Malaya genurostris strain Urasoe2022 chromosome 2, Malgen_1.1, whole genome shotgun sequence genomic window:
- the LOC131431747 gene encoding transmembrane protease serine 9-like produces the protein MSRLKLVLCLIVVILRIARWSKATAVECGVPQIGGNELIVHGQETAPGDWPWHVALYHRKARSIDYACGGTIISEQFVLTAAHCVMNKANGFQLSPNRVFVRMGIHDLEQFDPKSAQHHEVGKIHKFANYSRLIDDIALLELSTIIRFNEYVQPACVNLEPNITGVYGTVVGWGLTEDDETAPVLKRAEMPVIDPLTCLKSDRVLFGQTLHEGLFCAGYTNGTSVCNGDSGGGLFIRRANTWFVSGIVSFSQIRAGGTNYCYTKGYGAFTRVERYLAWIREITGMALVPESEVRVCDIGSDSDTSEINFFPRHCGVYLTSRVVGGQNARVFEFPWMALVATEERMLCAGTLINQRYVLTAAHCIRNPLPDKVILGEHTIGQGKDCNENNDCALPVREYSVACVIVHPGFSFRRLHNDIALLRLTANVTFEDHIQPICLPHTEELRRYQPPRYIVSGWVDDSNALWKEIMSPIEPSICEQNINSSRIARTRISGLVNGQICAEPRYPKLTDSCSSDSGAPLGWGGELHGTRFVQFGVTSFTISCVQSSPTVYSNVSHYMPWIYAMMAP, from the exons ATGAGTAGGTTGAAATTGGTATTGTGTTTGATTGTTGTGATCCTCCGAATCGCACGGTGGTCCAAAGCAACGGCGGTGGAGTGTGGTGTACCGCAGATCGGTGGTAATGAGCTAATCGTACACGGACAGGAAACAGCTCCTGGCGACTGGCCGTGGCACGTTGCCCTCTATCATCGCAAGGCACGATCGATCGATTACGCTTGCGGTGGAACGATTATCAGTGAACAGTTTGTCCTGACGGCGGCACATTGCGTCATGAACAAGGCAAACGGTTTCCAGCTCTCACCGAACCGTGTGTTTGTTCGAATGGGAATTCACGACTTGGAACAGTTCGATCCGAAGTCGGCCCAACACCATGAAGTGGGGAAAATCCATAAGTTCGCCAACTACAGCCGACTGATCGATGACATAGCGCTACTGGAGCTGAGTACGATCATTCGGTTCAATGAATACGTTCAACCGGCTTGTGTCAATCTGGAACCGAATATCACGGGAGTGTACGGAACGGTTGTGGGTTGGGGACTAACGGAAGACGACGAAACGGCTCCCGTGTTGAAACGGGCCGAGATGCCAGTTATTGATCCTTTGACGTGTTTGAAGAGTGATCGCGTACTGTTCGGGCAAACTCTGCACGAAGGACTGTTCTGTGCGGGTTACACCAATGGGACGAGTGTTTGCAACGGGGACAGTGGAGGAGGATTGTTCATTCGAAGGGCCAACACCTGGTTCGTGAGTGGTATTGTATCCTTCTCACAGATACGAGCCGGTGGCACGAATTACTGCTACACGAAGGGCTACGGAGCATTCACTCGGGTCGAGAGATATCTTGCCTGGATACGGGAAATCACGGGAATGGCCCTGGTTC CTGAAAGTGAGGTGCGTGTTTGTGATATTGGTTCCGATTCCGATACGTCTGAAATAAACTTTTTCCCCCGGCATTGTGGAGTGTATCTTACCAGTCGGGTCGTTGGAGGCCAAAACGCACGCGTTTTCGAGTTTCCCTGGATGGCATTGGTGGCCACTGAGGAAAGGATGCTCTGCGCTGGAACACTGATCAATCAACGATACGTGCTTACGGCGGCTCACTGCATCCGGAATCCATTGCC agACAAGGTGATCCTGGGAGAACATACGATTGGACAGGGCAAGGATTGCAATGAAAACAACGACTGCGCTTTGCCTGTCCGAGAATATAGCGTTGCGTGTGTCATAGTACATCCTGGATTCTCTTTCAGGAGGCTGCACAATGATATTGCTTTGCTTCGTCTGACGGCAAATGTTACATTTGAAG ATCATATTCAACCGATTTGTTTACCGCACACGGAAGAACTCCGGCGTTATCAACCTCCCCGGTACATCGTCTCCGGATGGGTTGATGACTCCAATGCTCTTTGGAAGGAAATCATGTCTCCCATAGAACCATCAATTTGTGAGCAAAATATAAATAGTTCCCGAATCGCACGCACACGGATTTCCGGTTTGGTTAATGGACAAATCTGCGCAGAACCAAGATATCCAAAGTTGACAGACTCCTGCAGTAGTGATAGTGGCGCTCCGTTAGGCTGGGGTGGCGAACTACACGGGACTCGTTTCGTACAGTTTGGTGTAACTTCGTTTACCATAAGTTGCGTTCAATCGAGTCCCACCGTTTACTCGAATGTTTCTCATTATATGCCATGGATTTACGCAATGATGGCACCATAA